Proteins encoded together in one Juglans regia cultivar Chandler chromosome 9, Walnut 2.0, whole genome shotgun sequence window:
- the LOC108994396 gene encoding rop guanine nucleotide exchange factor 14, with the protein MLTMRRRLACCTRDREISLDFDEQERIMTYDGLESCILNIHSYENESRASRGDGCATDSLDDDESICSSSKDAFGSFSSKWLTTKRDERCLDEWDLSESPQHFFIKEKPACAIQFSDVEAMKEKFSKLLLGEDITGGCKGLSTALALSNGISNLAATVFGELWKLEPLPEERKSKWRREMDWLLSPTNYMVELVPAKQNGANGRTLEIMTPKARADIHMNLPALQKLDSMLIETLDSMVNTEFWYAEGGSQAEGRSNSARQSKRWWLPSPQVPTKGLSDTERKKLLHQGRVVRQVFKAAKSINENVLHEMPVPAIISDALPKSGKASLGEELYKVLSGESGSPEEILNSLNLKSEHVALEAVNRLEAAAFAWRVKVAEQISGKSPVRTSWSFKKDPLSEMDKMELLLDRAEALLHHLKTSYPNLPHSFLDATKIQYGKDVGHSILEAYSRVLGNLADSILSRIKEILQEDCLSNPNSPVATRGFPDINLCETSAVGLHARQSLIDQMNKVYGQHRCDSNSSSTSDSGFSSSDAKASSVSAAATPGRSSRVWCMSREACTSSSPKNTP; encoded by the exons ATGCTGACGATGAGGCGAAGGCTTGCATGCTGCACCCGTGACAGAGAGATTAGCCTCGACTTTGATGAGCAAGAGA GAATAATGACATATGATGGCCTTGAGAGTTGCATTCTAAATATTCATTCTTATGAAAATGAAAGCCGAGCAAGCAGAGGGGATGGTTGTGCGACTGACTCCTTGGATGATGATGAATCGATTTGTTCTTCCAGCAAAGATGCTTTTGGATCATTTTCTTCGAAGTGGTTGACAACAAAGAGGGATGAACGGTGTTTGGATGAATGGGATCTCTCAGAAAGCccccaacatttttttatcaaagagaAACCTGCTTGTGCCATTCAATTTTCAGATGTGGAggcaatgaaagaaaaattttcaaagctTTTGTTGGGTGAAGATATTACGGGAGGATGCAAAGGCCTTAGCACTGCTTTAGCTTTATCTAATGGCATTTCAAATCTAGCAG CAACAGTTTTTGGAGAGTTGTGGAAATTGGAACCACTGCCTGAAGAAAGGAAGAGCAAATGGCGAAGAGAAATGGACTGGTTACTCTCCCCCACGAACTACATGGTTGAGTTGGTTCCTGCTAAGCAAAATGGAGCCAATGGCCGGACCCTGgag ATAATGACACCAAAAGCGCGTGCAGACATCCACATGAACCTTCCAGCACTTCAGAAATTGGACTCTATGCTCATT GAAACACTGGATTCAATGGTAAATACTGAGTTTTGGTATGCAGAAGGAGGTAGCCAGGCAGAAGGAAGGAGCAATAGTGCTCGTCAAAGCAAGAGATGGTGGCTTCCATCGCCTCAAGTACCAACAAAAGGGCTCTCTGACACTGAAAGAAAGAAACTGCTTCATCAGGGTAGAGTGGTACGTCAAGTATTCAAGGCTGCCAAATCCATCAACGAAAATGTTTTACATGAAATGCCTGTGCCGGCTATTATTAGTGATGCTCTTCCCAAG TCTGGGAAGGCAAGCCTTGGTGAGGAACTGTACAAGGTCTTATCTGGAGAATCAGGCTCACCTGAAGAGATACTCAATTCACTCAATTTGAAATCTGAACACGTAGCTCTTGAGGCTGTTAACAGGTTGGAAGCTGCAGCATTTGCATGGAGAGTGAAAGTTGCAGAACAAATCAGTGGTAAGTCTCCAGTTCGAACATCATGGTCCTTCAAAAAAGACCCATTGTCTGAGATGGATAAGATGGAGTTATTGTTGGACCGAGCAGAAGCCCTTCTACATCATCTCAAGACCAGCTATCCAAACCTCCCTCATTCGTTTCTTGATGCTACAAAAATTCAATATGGCAAG GATGTTGGGCATTCAATTCTGGAAGCATATTCCCGGGTTCTTGGAAACTTGGCTGATAGCATACTGTCTAGGATTAAAGAGATACTGCAAGAAGATTGCTTGAGCAATCCGAATTCACCAGTGGCAACTCGTGGCTTTCCTGATATAAATCTCTGTGAAACCTCAGCAGTTGGTTTACATGCGAGGCAGTCGCTGATTGATCAGATGAACAAGGTTTATGGGCAGCACCGTTGTGACTCTAATTCAAGTAGCACTTCCGATTCGGGATTTTCATCCAGTGATGCCAAAGCAAGCAGTGTAAGTGCTGCTGCAACACCAGGTCGGAGTAGTAGAGTATGGTGCATGAGCAGAGAGGCTTGTACGAGTTCGTCTCCTAAAAACACTCCTTga
- the LOC108994399 gene encoding uncharacterized protein LOC108994399: MDCSSEWKSLFPATAVFNSPLLLSGPSSRQTLGPLVFNPKPQTLTHLFSSQSLLPHSLSPPPHLSLPKFLLTSSIPPSTSSSVSSLVGHHAAHQNDAASHLLHNRLSFLQQPNSKSVIVFFPTGVNSEQVGFLVLLLDGSDFSFDVQVDKKGGVFREKTGFEYRINNISVNPMVESGFGSTNWACNSNSSAIVGYLMASTLYSVHWFAVTVKEIGLNWDSPSLVCLGSKVFKSCSVVCACWSPHMPEESVVLLESGSLFLFDLESCLKSVAPSARFRGTRLRVSWDDESGTSGSQKWLGCEFSWHPRILIVARSDAVFLVDLRLDECVVSCLAKVEMLSMYSSVKNERFLCFMIAGSDGFHFALASHSLLLLCDVRKPMMPVLQWAHGLDKPCYIDVFRLFELRSNSRNETFQWASESGFCIILGSFWNCEFNLFCYGPALPAPRGNIASEISEFSKTIYAWELPTDLLLSGCECRCGSCLIREEILKDDLPEWIDWQQKKEIVLGFGILNKGLSAQLAEPDEFGSFTLIRLMSSGNLELQRYCASWDSVKKLKEFHREFLQFEDNFLFTKEDGEYRFPRRFKYLNFDNLSAYLNGNLTKVLDSKIINHRKGPQEKETFSTEAHEILCEKLKACGFGRLRSSPAVAVAFDDISLPASIHEVALRRLWAGLPIELLQLAYSNYPEFLEVLVDQKKVALEFLVVPDLPQLPPFFLRKPSRRSNKWSQKVQRDDALVGPVLPLPVLLALHEYRNGYSDLEGMDGFSLEKEFSLRCDEVKQVASELAVPDSGCELRDDGAVSLANDREETWGSSEKPKPFCLYTPVAFKYSTMDYTMCNTFSDKNFDILIFKVHEKKHVPPGKMETGGPELFDDLCSTQLRFDAWVKNTGQNELKAYNILKRQWSKWQDGFSLYQEFCSLTKVQKQST, translated from the coding sequence ATGGATTGCTCATCAGAGTGGAAGTCCCTCTTCCCGGCCACTGCAGTCTTTAATTCTCCACTCCTTCTCTCAGGCCCTTCATCCAGACAAACCTTGGGTCCACTGGTTTTCAACCCAAAGCCCCAAACCCTAACACACCTCTTCTCCTCGCAGTCTCTCTtgcctcactctctctctcctcctccccACCTCTCTCTTCCCAAATTCCTCCTCACCTCGTCCATCCCCCCCTCCACTTCCTCCTCTGTCTCCTCCCTCGTCGGGCACCACGCTGCCCATCAAAATGACGCCGCTTCGCACCTCCTTCACAACCGCCTCTCCTTCCTTCAGCAACCCAATTCCAAGTCCGTTATTGTTTTCTTCCCTACCGGTGTCAATTCTGAGCAAGTCGGATTCTTGGTATTATTGTTGGATGGTTCGGATTTCAGTTTCGACGTTCAGGTCGATAAGAAGGGCGGCGTCTTCAGGGAAAAGACTGGGTTTGAGTACCGGATTAACAATATCTCGGTGAACCCCATGGTTGAATCAGGTTTTGGGTCTACGAATTGGGCATGTAATTCGAATTCCTCTGCTATTGTTGGGTATTTGATGGCTTCTACGTTGTACTCTGTGCATTGGTTTGCTGTGACGGTTAAAGAAATTGGCTTGAATTGGGATAGCCCGAGTTTGGTTTGCTTAGGTAGTAAGGTTTTCAAGAGTTGCTCCGTTGTTTGTGCTTGTTGGAGTCCGCATATGCCAGAGGAGAGTGTGGTTTTGTTGGAAAGTGGCTCACTGTTCTTGTTCGATTTGGAGTCTTGTTTGAAAAGTGTTGCCCCGAGTGCGCGTTTTAGAGGGACTAGGTTGCGAGTGTCTTGGGATGATGAGTCGGGTACTTCGGGGAGTCAGAAATGGTTGGGTTGTGAGTTCAGTTGGCATCCTAGGATCTTGATTGTTGCTCGGTCCGATGCTGTGTTTTTAGTTGATTTGAGGCTTGATGAATGCGTCGTGAGCTGTTTAGCCAAGGTTGAGATGTTAAGTATGTATTCATCGGTTAAAAATGAAAGGTTCCTTTGTTTTATGATTGCAGGTTCTGATGGCTTTCATTTTGCATTGGCTTCACATAGTCTGTTGCTCCTTTGTGATGTGCGGAAACCGATGATGCCGGTGTTGCAATGGGCTCATGGTCTTGATAAACCGTGCTACATTGACGTGTTTAGATTGTTTGAATTGAGATCAAACTCAAGGAATGAAACGTTTCAGTGGGCTTCTGAATCAGGTTTTTGCATTATATTAGGATCGTTTTGGAACTGTGAGTTTAATCTCTTTTGCTATGGACCTGCTTTACCAGCCCCACGAGGAAACATTGCGTCTGAAATTTCAGAATTTTCAAAAACCATTTATGCATGGGAGCTCCCTACGGACCTGTTATTGTCTGGTTGTGAATGCAGATGTGGAAGTTGTCTTATAAGGGAGGAGATTTTGAAGGATGATCTTCCTGAATGGATTGATTGGCAGCAAAAGAAAGAGATAGTTTTGGGCTTTGGCATCCTAAACAAAGGTCTATCTGCACAGCTTGCCGAGCCTGATGAATTTGGTAGTTTTACACTGATAAGGCTTATGTCTTCAGGGAATCTTGAATTACAAAGATACTGTGCCTCGTGGGATTCTGTGAAGAAGTTGAAAGAATTTCACAGAGAATTTTTGCAATTTGAAGATAATTTCCTGTTTACCAAAGAAGATGGGGAGTATAGATTTCCCAGAAGATTTAAGTACCTGAACTTTGATAACCTATCGGCATATTTGAATGGAAACCTTACTAAAGTCCTGGATtcgaaaattataaatcatcgtAAGGGTCCTCAAGAGAAGGAAACCTTTAGTACAGAAGCTCATGAAATCTTATGTGAGAAGTTGAAGGCTTGTGGCTTTGGTCGATTGAGATCGTCTCCCGCAGTTGCAGTTGCTTTTGATGACATAAGCTTGCCAGCGAGCATACACGAGGTTGCTTTGAGGAGACTATGGGCAGGCCTGCCAATAGAACTTTTGCAACTGGCCTATTCCAACTACCCTGAGTTCCTTGAAGTACTAGTGGACCAGAAAAAGGTAGCTTTGGAATTTCTAGTTGTTCCAGACCTACCTCAATTGCCTCCTTTCTTCCTAAGAAAGCCTTCACGCCGAAGCAATAAATGGTCACAGAAAGTGCAGCGAGATGATGCTCTTGTTGGTCCAGTACTTCCTCTTCCAGTTCTACTTGCACTACATGAGTATCGTAATGGCTACTCAGATTTGGAAGGAATGGATGGATTTTCTTTAGAGAAGGAATTTAGCCTGAGATGCGATGAAGTCAAGCAGGTGGCCAGTGAATTGGCTGTGCCAGATTCTGGTTGTGAGCTTCGTGATGATGGTGCTGTCTCCCTTGCCAATGACAGAGAAGAGACGTGGGGCAGCTCTGAAAAACCGAAACCTTTCTGTTTATATACTCCAGTTGCATTTAAATACTCTACCATGGATTACACAATGTGCAATACCTTCAGTGATAAGAATTTTGATATCCTGATCTTTAAAGTTCACGAGAAGAAGCATGTTCCTCCCGGCAAGATGGAAACTGGTGGGCCCGAACTATTTGATGATCTGTGCTCCACCCAGCTGAGGTTTGATGCTTGGGTCAAGAACACCGGGCAAAATGAATTGAAGGCATACAATATTCTGAAGAGGCAATGGTCCAAATGGCAAGATGGTTTTAGTTTATATCAGGAATTTTGCTCTCTGACCAAAGTCCAAAAGCAATCTACATGA